The Dethiosulfovibrio salsuginis nucleotide sequence ATCACCTCTTAGTGGTTAAAAAACTCGTTACCTGGTCGGCTCCGTCTAAGGGGATGCAGCCTTTTGGGGGAGGGGTTGCGACGGTTATTCCCTCCAGAAGGGACGACTCGGTGACGTCGAGCCACCAGCCAAGGTTATGGCCCCAGCCTAAAGACGACAGAGTAGCGCCTATGGCTCTCTGATTCTCGGCAACCTGAAACACCACCGTGGGCTTTCCCAGAGCAAGGGCCTCGTAGCTGGTCACGCTGGAGGTGCACACGACCTTAGAGGCCCTTGAGATAAGGTCATCAAAGGATCTAGGAGCCCTCCATACGGTGAGCCCCTCCTTTCCCTGGGCGGCATCAAAGACCTCCCTGCGGTAATCGTCGGATACCATCGGCCCCAGCACCGCCACAACAGGGGGCCAGGATGGCCCATACCATCGTGCCATATCCAGCGTCGCCCCACCGATATCGGAAGATCCAGCGACGAAGAGGACGAAACCGTCGTCTTTGGGAACCAGCTCCCGAAATGACCTTCTGAGCAGGCAATACTTTGGCCCAAGGAGCTTCACCACGTTATCGCTGTAGGGGATAGAGTCGGAGCCGACGTTATAGTTGAGGATAAAATCGGCGTGTCTATCCACAGGGATATGGCGAAAATCGTCTACGATCATCAGCTTAGCATAATGTCGAATCCCATCGAGGACCGACTGAGAAAGACGATAGCTGTCGGCGATGACCATATCCACCCCATCGAACTGCCCCGGCCTGTGGAGTTCCGAATAAAAGGCAGGGGAGCCAAAATCGGGAAAATCGCCACCGGCGGCCTCGGGTATACAAAAGCGAACCGAGAAGCCTCCCTCCTCCAAAGAGGCGGCCAGGGCCCTGCACCGGCTGATGTGTCCTCCACCGATGGAGGGACCTCCGTCGGCTAGGATCAGTACCGAGAGGGAGCCCATTCGGATCGTAACATTCCCATCCAATAGATATCGACTGCCTTACCGTCCCTGAGGAGATGCTCCCTCCAGCACCCCTCAACACGAAAACCATGACGTATGTACATGGCGAGGGCTCGCTCGTTTGTAGAGAGAACGGAGGTATAGAGACGACGGAGCCCCAGGTCGGAGAATCCCCAGCCTACAATGTGTTGGACCATCAAAGATCCCAACCCTCGTCCGATATAATCTCTTTCCCCTATGTAAAGCCCCCATTCTCCGTGACCTTGGACAAAATCGATATCTCGAATGGATACCATGCCAATCGGTTTATCCTCATAAAAGACCACCGATACCTTTGACGATTGACCTTTTAGAACACTATCCAACCACATAAGATGCTGTTCCTCGGTGATAAAGTCGCAGGATATCATCGACTTAGATATAAAAGGATCGTTTCTCCACACACAAAGAAGAGATCTAACCTCTTCCGAAACGTCAGCTAGATCTCTGAATAAAAGAGTCATTTTTATTAGATCATCTCCCAGCCTATCCACTGGTCAGCCTCGATATCCACCTTTGCCACCCTGCCCTTGACCAGGTCGCTGTGTTTAGGGGCTATGCCGTATCCCGGCCTTTTGCAGCAGATCATATCCTCGGTTATTACGGTTCCGGCGGGAATGTCGCATCGGGCGTGGAGGCTTCTCCTCGCCTTATGGTAAAACTCCATCTCCTCTTCGGAAGGGCCAAGCTTCCTGCCGTCTCCCATAGCGGACTCCACATCCCGAATCTGGCGGACCAGCTCCTTTAGCTCCCCAGGCTCTATAGCGAAGGGATGGTCCGGTCCCTCCATGGACCTGTCCAAGGTGAAGTGTTTCTCCACGACGGAGGCCCCCATAGCCACGGCGGCCACGGAAACGTGGACCCCTGGGGTGTGGTCCGAAAGGCCCACGGCGGTGCCGAAAGCCCTGCGGATGGTCTCCATGGAACGTAGGTTCATTATATGGGCCGGAGCCGGATAGACCGAGGCACACTGGAGAAAGACGATCTGCTCGTTTCCTGCGTTCCGACAGGTGATGTAGGCGTCCTGTATCTCCTCCATGTTGGCAAGGCCGGTGGATATTATCATGGGCTTGCCCTTTGAGGCGCAGTAGCCCAGCAGATCCAGGTCAACTATCTCGAAGGAGGCGATTTTGAAGAAATCGCTCAACTCGTCCAACTCGTCAACCGCCTTATGGTCGAAGGGGGTAGCGAAAAATAGAATGCCCTTTTCTTTGCAGTAGGAAGCCAGATCGGGAAGCCAGTGCCTCGGGGTCTCTATCTCCGATATGAGGGTGTGGAGATTCTTGTCGTAGCCCGAGTGATGAGGTGTCTTCTTGGAATAAAGGCTGTCCGCCGAGTATATCTGGAACTTTACCGCGTCCGCTCCAGCCTCAACGGCGGCGTCTATATGCCGCAACGCCAGGTCGTAGGAACGATTGTGGTTCGCACCTATCTCGGCGATTATAAAGCAGGAGCTACCTTCCTCTATAGGTTTTCCACCTAGAGAAATAGAACATACCATATCTCATACTCCTCCTATCCTTTGGGATAAAGCCTCAAAAATTCGTCCCTAAGGACACCGTATTCCAGAAGGTCTCTGAACTCGCCGTGTTTCCACAGGGCCTGTCTCCTTCTCCCCTCTTGGACCATGCCCAGGGATGCGGCCAATCCCTGCATTCCCAGATTGTCCTCAGAGGTTCCGCAGTGGATTCTATGAAGACCCAGCTCGGAAAACCCATGGGCACAGAGAAGGACTGCCCCCTCCTTGCCGTACCCCTTGCCCCAGAAGGCCTTATCTCCCATCATCACGGCGAACTCGGCGCTTCTGTCTATCCAGTTTATGGACTGAAGGGACATATTTCCTATATGGACGTCACCCTCCCTCAGCACTACCGCCATGACCAGAGAGGACCGGCTTCCGGTGACCGAATCGACGTAGGCCAGGGCCTCTTTTTTGGATAAAGGCCACCGACCGTGGGAGTTAAACCGACA carries:
- the pseH gene encoding UDP-4-amino-4,6-dideoxy-N-acetyl-beta-L-altrosamine N-acetyltransferase, which gives rise to MTLLFRDLADVSEEVRSLLCVWRNDPFISKSMISCDFITEEQHLMWLDSVLKGQSSKVSVVFYEDKPIGMVSIRDIDFVQGHGEWGLYIGERDYIGRGLGSLMVQHIVGWGFSDLGLRRLYTSVLSTNERALAMYIRHGFRVEGCWREHLLRDGKAVDIYWMGMLRSEWAPSRY
- a CDS encoding N-acetylneuraminate synthase family protein; the protein is MVCSISLGGKPIEEGSSCFIIAEIGANHNRSYDLALRHIDAAVEAGADAVKFQIYSADSLYSKKTPHHSGYDKNLHTLISEIETPRHWLPDLASYCKEKGILFFATPFDHKAVDELDELSDFFKIASFEIVDLDLLGYCASKGKPMIISTGLANMEEIQDAYITCRNAGNEQIVFLQCASVYPAPAHIMNLRSMETIRRAFGTAVGLSDHTPGVHVSVAAVAMGASVVEKHFTLDRSMEGPDHPFAIEPGELKELVRQIRDVESAMGDGRKLGPSEEEMEFYHKARRSLHARCDIPAGTVITEDMICCKRPGYGIAPKHSDLVKGRVAKVDIEADQWIGWEMI
- a CDS encoding GNAT family N-acetyltransferase encodes the protein MVFLQGERVYLRALAPEDVEGNYPQWLNDQEVCRFNSHGRWPLSKKEALAYVDSVTGSRSSLVMAVVLREGDVHIGNMSLQSINWIDRSAEFAVMMGDKAFWGKGYGKEGAVLLCAHGFSELGLHRIHCGTSEDNLGMQGLAASLGMVQEGRRRQALWKHGEFRDLLEYGVLRDEFLRLYPKG